The region CATAAAATTTTTGGTGCGCGATGCGAAACCGGCGCAGTGAGATTCGTGATTGATCTCGCTACGCCGGTTGTGATTGACATCAATGCGACAGCCTGCTACTTCTCAAAAAAACCCAGCTTGGCCGAACCCTTGATTTCAACCTTTTCCCCAACGACCGCCTTGCTCACTTCTTCTTCAATCCAGACGGCCGAGTAAGACTCATCAAGAGCGCCGCGCACGACGTAGACCTTGTTCGGCTCAGGCGTGAAGACGATATCTCCGGTCACCTGATACACCGTACCGGCCATGGCGAGAATCGGCGCAGCGTAGATGGTGCGGGCAGAGACAGATACCTTCGTTTCTCTAGCCGGAATTTTTCGCTCTGCTTCCACGACGGTCATCATCATGCCGCGACCTTCATTCTGTCTACGGGTCTTGAAACGCATGTTGTCGATGTTGTTGCCGTCCACGGCGAGCGCGTAGTACATGTCGGCCTTGCTGGTGCTCATGACGTTGGCAGAATCCTTCAATACCGCAGTCGGACCTGAGTAGCCATCCGGAATCGCGGTTTTGAACGGCGCACAGGCCGTCAACACGACGACGCCGCTCAACAGTACAAGATGGGAAAGCAGTCTCTTCATTTCAATATCTCCAATGTTCACTGACGAAGTGGCGGACGCGTCGCGCCCGATGGTCGACGTACTGACCATCGGCTTCAGCTGGCTCAGTTTGCCAATTTTTTGAATTGCGGATTCTTGATGACCTCGCGAATCAACTGCTGGACGGCAGGGCCGAAGGCTTGGGCGACTTCTTGGCAAGCCTTGTCGGCAACGAAGCTGCCCGAGAAATTCATCGTCGACTTGGTGGTGAAACTGTTCTTGCCATTCGACAGTGTCAGCGTAAACAACCACTTGCCATCAGTCATGCCGGAGCTGAAGTCCACTTCTTCCAGTTTTCCGGACAGTTTGAGAGTGGATGCCGGGTCATAGGCACCCGCAAGCTTCAACTCGTCGATGAGTGCTTTTTCGATGTATGTCTCGAAGCTCGGGACCACTCTCACAGGACCGGCGGCGCGGCAGGTGATCGATGCAAGTCCGGGTTTTGACGATTGGAATTTTTCGACAGCAACAGGCTTGATGCCTGCTGATTTGATTGCATCCACGTTTTGCACCGAGGCGCCGTAAGGGGATGCGTTGTATGCGCATCCTGTGAGCAGTGTGGTGGCGACGATCAGGGACAGTGACACTAATTTCATGTGAAGCTTTCTGGTGGTGGGAAGACTTTTGATCGCGAGTCCGGGCTATTCTGCAGCGGGATAGGAGAGGAGAAAATCCGAAGTCGCAGCAGGCAGCGAACAAGGGCGAAGACGCCGATGGCTAGAGGAAGAAAGTGAATGCGATTGGAAAATACCGGGAAGGATGTTGAAAAGACAGGGGGCAACATCAAGACAATGTCATTTCCCTTTAATTTCCCCGAAGTAAGCATGTATGTTTTATTGGCAGCTTGCGAGCGAGTGTAGGTTACGTAACCAACCTGCTCATTTTTTAGTGAGAAGATAGTAAGTCAAAGTTGAAAAAAAGAATAGCCTCCCAACCGAAGGCGACGTTTATGCGAGGAACTCATGTTCCGTCAAACAGGCTTCGCGTCGCTTCGCGCTCAGCCCCGATAATGCCTTCTCATATGCCCACAGCACCAGCTCCTTCAAATACTCCTCCGGCATCATCCGCACATCTACAATCGTTACCCAATGAAAGCGCGCCATGTAACGCGCCGGCTTGATGCCGGGCATGCCGGTCAGTTCAAGGAAACGGTCAGGGCTGACGCGGAAGCTGAAGCGCCATTTCTCGGGATCGCTGGTTTTGAACCAGGCGAAGTTCTTTTCACCCACGGAGTAGACCAGGATATTGGAGGGCGGTAGGGCAAGGTGCGATGTCGCCCCCGGCAACGATGCGCAGAATTTTTTTAGTTGTGTGACGTTCATCGCAGCCGGATCCTTGGAGTGGGAGACCGGCGTATTGTAGTCATGGAATGGAAAAAGCGGCGCGTCAATCTGATTGGCGCGCCGCTTTTTTTATTGTCTTCCGCTCACCGGGAGCGGCCGGTGCTTCAGAACTGTTCCCAATCGTCGTCCTTGCCGGATGCAACTGCGACGGGTTGGGCGGATACGGTCAGGGCCGGTGCGGAGGCAGGCTTTTGCGCTTGTTTGATCTGCACCGCTTTCGGGGTGATGTTGATGGCGGCCTTCTTCGGGATGGATGTGGCCGACCTTGCCGCAGTCTGCGTCACCTGCTGATCCAGCTTGAACACACTCACCAGTTGCATCAGTTTCGCCGCCTGATCCTGCAGCGACTGTGCGGCCGCTGCCGACTGTTCCACCAGCGCAGCGTTCTGCTGCGTGGTTTCGTCGATGCTGGTGATGGCGCGGCCGACTTCGTCGATGCCCTGGCTTTGCTCCTGGCTAGCGGCGCTGATTTCGCCGACGATGTCCGTTACCCGTTTTACGCTGGCGACGACTTCGGTCATGGTGGTGCCGGCTTGTTCGACCAGTTTGCTGCCGGTGTCGACCTTGGCGACGGAGTCGTCGATGAGGATCTTGATTTCCTTGGCGGCGGCTGCGCTGCGCTGGGCCAGGCTACGCACTTCGCTGGCGACCACCGCGAAGCCGCGGCCTTGTTCGCCGGCGCGGGCTGCTTCGACGGCGGCGTTCAGGGCGAGGATGTTGGTCTGGAACGCGATGCCGTCAATCACGCCGATGATGTCGACGATCTTGCGCGAGGAATCGTTGATCGAGCTCATGGTGTCGACCACCTTGCCGACCACCGCGCCGCCGTCGACGGCGACGCTCGATGCGGACACGGCGAGCTGGTTGGCCTGGCGCGCATTGTCGGCGTTTTGCCGGACGGTGGAGGTGAGCTCTTCCATGGCCGAGGCGGTTTCTTCCAGCGAGCCGGCTTGCTGTTCAGTGCGTGCGGACAGGTCCATGTTGCCGGTGGCGATTTCACCCGATGCGGTGGCGATGGTGTCGGTGCCCTGGCGCACCTGGCTGACGATGTTGTAGAGGTTGCTGTTCATGGTCTGCAGCGCGGACATGAGCTGGCCGGTTTCGTCGGTGGACTTGACTTCGACCCTGGTGGTCAGGTCGCCGTCGGCCACGCGGCGGGCAACATCGACCGCTTCGGTCAGCGGTCGCGTGATACTGCGCGAGACCAGCCAGGCGACCATCGCCGACAGCAGCAGGGTGATGGCGGCGAGCGCATTGATGATGACGCGGGCGCTGCCGGATTCGGCGCTGGCCTTGTCGCCGGCGGCGTCCATGAGGCCGCCCTGATAGTCGAACATGGCGTCGAGCGCGATGAAATACTTGATCTGCAGCGGCATGAACTGTTGCGGCAGGTAGGCTTTGGCGTCGTCGATCTGGCCGGCCAGGGCCAGTTTCATGAGACCGTCGCGCACGGGGAGGTAGGCGTCGCGTGCGGCCATGGCATCCCTGACATAGCGCTTGTCTTCATCGGTCTTTGCAATCGTTTGCATTTGCGCGAGGCTGTCGTTCATCTTCTTGTCGGCGGCGGTCGCGTCGCCGACGAGGAATTTGATCTTGTCGGCATCGCCGGTCAGCATGATGTCGCGGATATCGAGAGCGATCTTGTTGACCTGGATCTGGATGGTGTTGGCCAGCACGGTCTTGGGATAGCGGTCCTTGGTGATCAGGTTGATGCCGTCGTTGAGGCGACCCAGCTGAATGTTGCTGAGCACCGTGATGGCGACCAGCAGGACGATCACGATGCCGAAGCCGATGGCCAGGCGCTGGCCGATTTTCATGTTGGCGATTTTCATGGGGATACCTTTGCTGTTCAGTGGACTGCAAAACGTTGCAACATTCGTGGTGTTACCTGAAAGGTAATTCTCATGCCATGGATTCGTGCATTTCCACCGTGCAATTGTGTCGACGGCGCATGGCGAAACATTCCGGGCTACTCGGGTGGAGCAGGCCGGAATGCCGGTTCTTTTTGTTTTTAATGATTGGTGCTTGCTGCTTATTTCTATTTCTTTTTGCTTATTGTTTATTGCATGTCAGCTTGCGTTGGCCAGCTCAAATGCCAGCGCGTTGTGGCGCTCGATGACGGATCCCAGATCGATGGTCGTGAACTGGCCGTCGCGCACGACGACGCGGCCGTTGATCACGCTGTAAGACACGTTGGCCGGCGTACAGAACACCAGCGCGGCGACCGGGTCGTGCAGCGCGCCGGCGAAGCCGATCTGGTCCAGCCTGAACATTGCCACGTCGGCCGACATGCCTGGCTTCAGCGCGCCGATGTCGTCGCGGTTCAATACCCTGGCGCCGCCCAGCGTGGCGATTTCCAGCGCCTGCCTTGCGGTCATGGCGTCGGGGCCGAAACCGACGCGCTGCAGCAGCATGGCCTGGCGCACTTCGCCCAGCATGTGGGCGCCGTCGTTGGAGGCGCTGCCGTCGACGCCGAGGCCGACCGGCACGCCGGCATCGATCATTTTGCGGATCGGTGCAATGCCGGAGGCCAGTCGCATGTTGGAACAGGGGCAGTGCGCCACGCCGGTGCCGGTGCGTGCGAACAAGTCGATGCCGTGGTCGTCGAGCTGGACGCAGTGCGCGTGCCAGACATCGTGGCCGACCCAGCCGCAGTCTTCGGCATATTCGGCCGGCGTCATGTTGAATTTCTCGCGGCTGTAGGCGATGTCGTTGACGTTTTCGGCGAGGTGGGTGTGCAGCGAGACCTTGTAGCTGCGCGCCATGCTGGCTGCCTCGCGCATGAGGTCGCGCGAGACCGAGAACGGCGAACAGGGTGCGACCACGATGCGTTGCATGGCGTGGCGGCTATGGTCGTGGTAGGTCTCGATCAGGCGCTGGGTGTCGCGCAGGATGTCCTGTTCATCCTCGACCACGCGGTCCGGCGGCAGGCCACCCTTTGACTGGCCGACGCTCATCGCGCCGCGCGCGCCGTGGAAGCGCATGCCGATTTGCTGTGCGGCTTCCAGGCTGTCGTCGAGGCGGGTTTTGTTTGGATAGATATAAAGATGGTCGCTGCTGGTGGTGCAGCCGGAGAGGATCAGCTCGGCCATTGCGGTGAGCGTGGAGACCTTGATCATTTCGGGCGTGAGGCCGGCCCAGATGGGGTAGAGATTGGTGAGCCAGTTGAACAGTTCGCCGTCTTGCGCGGCGGGGATCGCGCGCGTCAGGCTCTGGTACATGTGATGGTGGGTATTGATCAGTCCGGGCAGCACCACGTGGTTGGTTGCATCGATGATTTCGTCGGCGGCCTGGGGCAGGTCGGCGGTATTGCCGACTTGTTCGATGATGTTGTTGCGGATGAAGACGGCGCCGTTTTTGATTTCTTCTCTTGTGTCGTTCATTGTTACTACGACGGTGGCGTTTTTGATCAAGAGGGTTTTGGTCATTGGGGACTCACTGGGTGTTGGTTTCTGCTTGGTTGGTGGTGCGGCGCCGGTGATAGTGGAGTCCCTTTTAAACCCTATTAACGCTTTGCCTGGTTTTGTTGATTGGTGCTTTTTATTGTTGCGTTCTGCTGTTGCTGATACTTTTCTTTCTTCGGACGACCGGGGTTGCCGGGGGCGGCCCGGCAGCCGCTCACTTTTCTTGCTTCGCCAAGAAAAGTAAGCAAAAGAAGGCGACCGCGATTCGCCGCCCCTTCGGGGTTCCCGTTGGTGCCGCACTCAAATCGGGAGGGGAAACAAACTCGCTGCGCTCAGACAAGTTTCCCCTCTTTTTCCGATTTGAGCACGTCACCAACGGCGACTCATAAGCGGAACTTCTTTTTCGGCTCGCTTCGCATTGCCTTGTTGGCTCGCCTTCGGCATTGCTTCTTTCTTTTTTCGTCTTTCTTTCTACTTCAAAGGTACAACGCTTCCTGCCTTCTCTGTGCACGCCTGATCGCCTGCGGCGGATAGCCGAACACGCGCAGGAACGCGCGGCGCATGCGTTCGGGGTCGTCGAAGCCTACTGCGCGCGCGATGTTTTCCAATGACTCTTCTCCTGCTTCCACGCGCGGTCGTGCGGCTTCGGCGCGCAGTTTTTCGATGGCCTTGGCCGGTGTCTGGCCGGTCTCGGCGCTGAACGCGCGGTCGAACTGGCGGCGGCTCAGGCAGGCTATTTCGGCCAGGCGTTCCGCCGTCAGCGATTCGTGCAGGTGGTTGCGTGCATAGCTCAGGGCCTCGCGGATTCTTCCCGACGGCGGGTCCATTTCCAGCAGGTTTGAAAACTGCGACTGGCCACCCGGACGCCGGTGATACACCACTAGTTCTCTCGCCACCGCGCGTGCAAGTTCCACTCCCAGATCCTCTTCGATCAGCGCCAGCGCCAGGTCGATGCCGGCCGAGATGCCGGCAGAGGTCCAGACGTCGCCGTCCTTGATGAATATCTTGTCGCTGTCGACCTGCACCGACGGATGCATGCGTTGCAAACGCGCCGCCATGCGCCAGTGCGTGGTGGCGCGCTTGCCCTCGAGCAGGCCGGCTGCCGCCAGTACGAAGGCGCCGGTGCAGACGCTCGCCACGCGACGCGCTTTGCTTGCTGCATGGCGCGTGTATGCGAGCAGAGTCTCCGACAGCACGCCCTCGCGCGGCCCGGCGCCGCCGGCTACGATCAGCGTGTCGAAGGCCGTCCGCTCCAACGGATGAGTGATGACCGCCGTGCCGGACGCGCTTTCCAGCATGCCGCCTTGCTCCGACATCACGCGCAGCTGATACGGTCTGCTCTTGCCCTCGGCCTCCGTGAGGCGGTTGGCGACGTCGAACGCGGTCAGCGGACCGGTGAAGTCGAGCAGACTGCAATCGAGGAAAAGCAGGAATCCGATCTTGCGCATGGGGGAGCAGCGTCCAAAAAAGCAGGTTGTCCAAAAAGGAGGTTTTTATGTCATTTTGGACGCATGGTGGCACGGCACACTAAGGCTGTCAAATTACCTTGGAGCCGCATCATGAACCCAGCCGCACAACCGGACGCGCGTGCACCTGTCCTGCGCAAAGACAGCCACCGCTGGAAAATCCTCGGCATCGGCGTGCTCGCCAACGCCAGCTTTTCTGCGGCCTTCGCGGGCATTCCGGTGACGGCGATTTTCATGCGCGCCGATTACCGGCTCGACAACACCCAGCTCGGCCTGGCGCTCGGCTCGCTCGGCCTCGGTGTGGCCGTGAGCGAATTGCCGTGGGGCGTCTTGACCGATCGCTGGGGCGACCGGCGCGTGCTGTTGTGCGGACTGATTTCCACCGCGCTCGCGTTAGCGGCGATGGCGGCCTGCGTTGCGCCTGATGCCGCCGGTGTTCCGTCGCTGTGGCTGCTGGCGCTCGGTTTGCTGACGGTCGGCCTGCTTGGTGGCAGCGTCAACGGTTCCAGCGGTCGCGCGGTGATGGGCTGGTTTCGGGAAGGCGAACGCGGCCTGGCGATGAGCATTCGCCAGACCGCGGTGCCGGTCGGCGGCGGCATCGGTGCGCTGGTGTTGCCGTCGCTGGCGGCGGCGCATGGTTTCGCCGCCGTGTATGGCTTGCTGGCGCTGTTTTGCCTGCTCAGCGCGGGGATGGCGTGGCTGTGGCTGCATGAACCGCCGGCTGCGTCGCCAGCGACGTCCGGTGTGTCGCCGGACCGCAGCGCCCTGCGCAACATTGAGGTCTGGCGCGTGGCGATGGCGATCGGCATCCTGTGTTTTCCGCAAGTATCGGTGCTGACCTTCGCCACCATCTTCCTGCACGACGTCGGCCATGCCGGACTGGGACTGATCAGCGCAACCATGGCGGCAATCCAGATCGGCGCGGCGGTGATGCGTGTGTGGAGCGGACGCTGGACCGACCGTCACGGCAATCGTCGTCATTACCTGCGCGCCTGCAGCGCGCTCAGCGTGGTGTTGTATGTCGCGCTCGGCACGGTCGCCGCGCTGGCGCCCGCTGTATGGCCGCAGTGGGTGCTCGCCGCAATGGCGCTGTTGCTGGTGGCGGGTGGCGTGTGCGCATCGGCCTGGCATGGCGTGGCCTATACCGAACTGGCGACGCTGGCCGGGCAGCATCAGGTCGGCACCGCACTGGGACTGGGCAATACTTGCGTGTTCCTGGTGTTCTTCCTGGCGGCGCAAGCGGTGCCGGCCCTGTTGGCGTGGCAATCCTGGCCGGCTGTTTGGCTGGCGGGCGCGGCCGGAGCCTTGATCGCCTGGCCGGTTTTCCTGAAGCCGCAGCATCGGAATCGTGCAGGTTGATGCAATAATCTCCGGCTTCAGCCACTACTTTTTTCCGCCATGGATCGTC is a window of Herbaspirillum hiltneri N3 DNA encoding:
- a CDS encoding MmcQ/YjbR family DNA-binding protein — its product is MNVTQLKKFCASLPGATSHLALPPSNILVYSVGEKNFAWFKTSDPEKWRFSFRVSPDRFLELTGMPGIKPARYMARFHWVTIVDVRMMPEEYLKELVLWAYEKALSGLSAKRREACLTEHEFLA
- a CDS encoding methyl-accepting chemotaxis protein, which codes for MKIANMKIGQRLAIGFGIVIVLLVAITVLSNIQLGRLNDGINLITKDRYPKTVLANTIQIQVNKIALDIRDIMLTGDADKIKFLVGDATAADKKMNDSLAQMQTIAKTDEDKRYVRDAMAARDAYLPVRDGLMKLALAGQIDDAKAYLPQQFMPLQIKYFIALDAMFDYQGGLMDAAGDKASAESGSARVIINALAAITLLLSAMVAWLVSRSITRPLTEAVDVARRVADGDLTTRVEVKSTDETGQLMSALQTMNSNLYNIVSQVRQGTDTIATASGEIATGNMDLSARTEQQAGSLEETASAMEELTSTVRQNADNARQANQLAVSASSVAVDGGAVVGKVVDTMSSINDSSRKIVDIIGVIDGIAFQTNILALNAAVEAARAGEQGRGFAVVASEVRSLAQRSAAAAKEIKILIDDSVAKVDTGSKLVEQAGTTMTEVVASVKRVTDIVGEISAASQEQSQGIDEVGRAITSIDETTQQNAALVEQSAAAAQSLQDQAAKLMQLVSVFKLDQQVTQTAARSATSIPKKAAINITPKAVQIKQAQKPASAPALTVSAQPVAVASGKDDDWEQF
- a CDS encoding 8-oxoguanine deaminase, yielding MTKTLLIKNATVVVTMNDTREEIKNGAVFIRNNIIEQVGNTADLPQAADEIIDATNHVVLPGLINTHHHMYQSLTRAIPAAQDGELFNWLTNLYPIWAGLTPEMIKVSTLTAMAELILSGCTTSSDHLYIYPNKTRLDDSLEAAQQIGMRFHGARGAMSVGQSKGGLPPDRVVEDEQDILRDTQRLIETYHDHSRHAMQRIVVAPCSPFSVSRDLMREAASMARSYKVSLHTHLAENVNDIAYSREKFNMTPAEYAEDCGWVGHDVWHAHCVQLDDHGIDLFARTGTGVAHCPCSNMRLASGIAPIRKMIDAGVPVGLGVDGSASNDGAHMLGEVRQAMLLQRVGFGPDAMTARQALEIATLGGARVLNRDDIGALKPGMSADVAMFRLDQIGFAGALHDPVAALVFCTPANVSYSVINGRVVVRDGQFTTIDLGSVIERHNALAFELANAS
- a CDS encoding GlxA family transcriptional regulator; this translates as MRKIGFLLFLDCSLLDFTGPLTAFDVANRLTEAEGKSRPYQLRVMSEQGGMLESASGTAVITHPLERTAFDTLIVAGGAGPREGVLSETLLAYTRHAASKARRVASVCTGAFVLAAAGLLEGKRATTHWRMAARLQRMHPSVQVDSDKIFIKDGDVWTSAGISAGIDLALALIEEDLGVELARAVARELVVYHRRPGGQSQFSNLLEMDPPSGRIREALSYARNHLHESLTAERLAEIACLSRRQFDRAFSAETGQTPAKAIEKLRAEAARPRVEAGEESLENIARAVGFDDPERMRRAFLRVFGYPPQAIRRAQRRQEALYL
- a CDS encoding MFS transporter produces the protein MNPAAQPDARAPVLRKDSHRWKILGIGVLANASFSAAFAGIPVTAIFMRADYRLDNTQLGLALGSLGLGVAVSELPWGVLTDRWGDRRVLLCGLISTALALAAMAACVAPDAAGVPSLWLLALGLLTVGLLGGSVNGSSGRAVMGWFREGERGLAMSIRQTAVPVGGGIGALVLPSLAAAHGFAAVYGLLALFCLLSAGMAWLWLHEPPAASPATSGVSPDRSALRNIEVWRVAMAIGILCFPQVSVLTFATIFLHDVGHAGLGLISATMAAIQIGAAVMRVWSGRWTDRHGNRRHYLRACSALSVVLYVALGTVAALAPAVWPQWVLAAMALLLVAGGVCASAWHGVAYTELATLAGQHQVGTALGLGNTCVFLVFFLAAQAVPALLAWQSWPAVWLAGAAGALIAWPVFLKPQHRNRAG